One Terriglobales bacterium genomic window carries:
- a CDS encoding AI-2E family transporter codes for MTTKRKEAGSEALHEGVAEQTRPQHIVGLPQTQEEADELHRQMRASASATMVLAILAVLVTLYFAKLPFIVLLISILLAFILAPLADLFQRLRLPRSLAALIAVLLFLVVCYGIAQISYNKALAFSHDLPKYSGNIRSFLGRLRKQAQELQQSTSSVLPEEEKEAANAPRVTLQQQSSWTTYLSGGLGPTIEIAFLASFIPFLTYFMLSWQDHVRSATVMLFRMKNRNTAYVTLGLISGMIRSFIVGNVLVGLFIGAASTVIFGVLHLPYFYFIGFISGFLSLVPYLGVLLAALPPLISGLGQVGGGGIVAILLTVLGLHLFALNVLYPKFLGSRLQLNPLAVTLSLLFWGWLWGATGLVLAIPMTAAIKIVFDHIETMRGYGSWLGE; via the coding sequence ATGACGACCAAGCGCAAGGAGGCGGGTTCGGAGGCGCTGCACGAAGGCGTCGCAGAGCAGACGCGGCCACAGCATATCGTCGGGCTTCCGCAGACGCAGGAGGAAGCGGACGAACTGCACCGGCAGATGCGCGCCAGTGCGTCGGCCACCATGGTGCTGGCAATCCTGGCGGTACTGGTTACTCTTTACTTTGCCAAGCTGCCCTTTATCGTCCTGCTGATCTCGATCCTGCTGGCGTTCATCCTGGCGCCGCTGGCTGACCTGTTTCAGCGCCTACGGCTGCCGCGGTCGCTGGCGGCGTTGATCGCGGTGCTGCTGTTCCTGGTGGTCTGCTACGGCATCGCGCAAATCTCCTATAACAAGGCGCTCGCATTCAGCCACGATCTCCCGAAATATTCAGGAAACATCCGGAGCTTCCTCGGACGCTTGCGGAAGCAGGCGCAGGAACTCCAGCAGAGCACGTCATCGGTTTTACCGGAGGAGGAAAAAGAAGCGGCCAACGCTCCCCGAGTCACCCTGCAGCAACAGTCGAGCTGGACGACGTACCTGAGCGGCGGGCTGGGTCCGACGATTGAGATTGCGTTCTTAGCGTCCTTCATTCCTTTCCTCACCTACTTCATGCTGAGTTGGCAGGACCACGTGCGCTCGGCGACGGTGATGCTGTTTCGCATGAAGAACCGGAATACGGCTTACGTGACGCTGGGGCTGATCTCGGGGATGATACGAAGTTTTATCGTCGGAAACGTGCTGGTGGGACTATTTATCGGGGCGGCCAGCACCGTGATATTCGGGGTTTTGCATCTTCCGTACTTTTATTTTATCGGGTTCATCAGCGGATTTCTGAGCCTGGTGCCTTACCTGGGCGTACTGCTGGCAGCATTGCCGCCATTGATTTCGGGACTGGGACAGGTGGGAGGCGGAGGCATCGTCGCCATTCTGCTCACCGTGCTCGGGCTGCACCTGTTTGCGCTGAACGTTCTGTACCCGAAATTCCTGGGCAGCCGGCTGCAGCTGAATCCGCTGGCGGTGACATTGTCGCTGCTGTTCTGGGGCTGGTTATGGGGAGCGACGGGCCTGGTGCTTGCGATCCCGATG